The following are encoded in a window of Bacillus sp. SORGH_AS_0510 genomic DNA:
- a CDS encoding aspartyl-phosphate phosphatase Spo0E family protein yields MGLQRPKLLEEIENCRHEMVRLASETSLLHPRVIAASKKLDLLLYQYHTLESKM; encoded by the coding sequence GTGGGTCTTCAACGTCCTAAATTATTGGAGGAAATAGAAAACTGCCGACATGAAATGGTTCGGCTTGCATCTGAGACTTCTTTGTTACATCCCCGCGTCATAGCAGCAAGTAAAAAGCTCGATTTATTACTGTATCAATATCATACCTTAGAATCAAAAATGTAA
- a CDS encoding YbbR-like domain-containing protein — MDKLMDNPWFIKILALLLAVLLYNSIPPHTGKQLSDVNVPGVQSTVTIKDFPVKVYYDTENLVVSGIPDTVDITLKGPKTHVQSANALRNFEVFVDLTNAKIGKQKVKLEVKDLSDKLTATMKPGTVTVSVQEKITKEFKVEAEFNKNQIEDGYSAGQPVVEPNKVKITGAKSAIDRITYVKATVEAKEKWKNSLTKEATVQVLDKDLNKLDVTVEPSTVKVTIPIKDNSKTVPITIQKKGTPPAGVTIESIDLDVKEATIIGPEEILKETESVRVEVDVSKITDNTTLDLPVIISNGITKVTPQMVKATIVVKKTEEKTVSSIPLKIRGLSDNYTVEINDPANQMISLLVYGPSAAVGGLKPEDFSVYVDLSSLSEGEHDVNIQIEGPKDVDWKPDKAKASITITKNNA; from the coding sequence ATGGATAAATTGATGGATAACCCATGGTTTATAAAAATTCTTGCGTTGTTATTGGCTGTTCTGTTATATAACTCGATCCCGCCGCACACAGGAAAACAACTATCGGATGTGAATGTACCAGGAGTACAATCGACCGTCACAATTAAGGATTTCCCTGTAAAAGTGTATTATGATACAGAAAATTTAGTGGTCTCTGGTATCCCAGATACAGTGGATATTACTTTAAAAGGACCAAAGACACATGTACAGTCTGCCAATGCGCTAAGGAACTTTGAAGTATTCGTAGATTTAACAAATGCAAAAATTGGTAAGCAAAAAGTGAAACTAGAGGTCAAAGATCTCTCTGATAAACTAACGGCAACCATGAAACCAGGTACTGTTACAGTGTCTGTACAAGAAAAAATCACCAAGGAATTCAAAGTCGAGGCAGAATTCAATAAGAATCAAATCGAGGATGGATATTCCGCCGGACAACCTGTGGTAGAACCAAATAAAGTAAAAATCACAGGTGCAAAAAGTGCAATCGATCGAATTACTTATGTAAAAGCGACTGTAGAGGCAAAAGAAAAGTGGAAGAATTCATTAACGAAGGAAGCTACTGTCCAAGTATTAGACAAGGATTTAAATAAATTGGATGTTACGGTGGAGCCAAGTACGGTAAAAGTCACGATTCCGATTAAGGATAATAGTAAGACCGTTCCCATAACGATACAAAAGAAGGGAACACCACCAGCAGGAGTGACAATCGAATCCATTGATTTAGATGTAAAAGAAGCAACCATTATTGGTCCTGAAGAGATTCTCAAGGAAACAGAAAGTGTCCGTGTAGAAGTGGATGTAAGTAAAATTACGGATAATACCACACTCGACTTACCTGTTATCATTTCAAATGGAATAACAAAGGTGACACCGCAAATGGTGAAGGCCACAATTGTTGTCAAAAAGACAGAAGAAAAGACCGTTTCGAGCATTCCTTTAAAAATTCGTGGATTGTCAGATAACTACACTGTGGAGATTAATGATCCGGCGAATCAAATGATAAGTTTATTGGTTTATGGTCCAAGTGCGGCTGTCGGTGGCTTAAAGCCTGAAGACTTCAGTGTATATGTGGACCTATCCAGCCTTTCGGAGGGGGAACACGATGTGAATATTCAAATCGAAGGTCCTAAAGATGTGGATTGGAAACCAGATAAAGCAAAGGCGAGCATAACGATCACTAAAAATAATGCATAG
- a CDS encoding anti-sigma factor, with protein MCPEQIIELMHEFLDEEIEPEKEQILREHLKSCAECDAIFHELKRTIAFVKSTSHMQAPDDFTANVLARLPKEKKQISMQRWLKNHPILAAASVFVVLMLGSLFSTWNQDQEFAVSKQKNLIVKNNTVIVPKGEVVKGDVTVRNGKLKIEGEVQGDVTVIHGEKYLASAGHVTGKIEEVNEVFDWIWYHMKKTGQDVLALFDQPATN; from the coding sequence ATGTGTCCAGAACAAATCATTGAACTAATGCACGAATTTTTAGATGAAGAAATAGAACCAGAAAAGGAACAAATATTAAGAGAGCATCTTAAAAGCTGCGCAGAATGCGATGCGATTTTTCATGAACTAAAAAGAACGATTGCTTTTGTAAAGAGCACTTCTCATATGCAAGCTCCAGATGATTTTACGGCGAATGTGTTAGCTCGTCTCCCAAAAGAAAAGAAACAGATTTCGATGCAGAGATGGTTGAAGAATCATCCTATACTTGCTGCCGCATCCGTATTCGTAGTCTTAATGTTGGGAAGCTTATTCTCTACATGGAACCAGGACCAGGAATTTGCTGTATCTAAGCAAAAGAACCTTATCGTCAAAAATAATACTGTTATTGTTCCTAAAGGGGAAGTTGTAAAGGGCGATGTTACTGTTCGTAATGGAAAACTGAAAATAGAGGGAGAAGTCCAAGGAGACGTGACAGTCATCCATGGTGAGAAATATTTAGCGTCTGCGGGACATGTAACCGGAAAAATTGAAGAGGTAAATGAGGTGTTTGACTGGATATGGTATCATATGAAAAAGACAGGACAAGATGTCTTGGCCCTTTTTGACCAGCCAGCAACAAATTAA
- the sigW gene encoding RNA polymerase sigma factor SigW, protein MEAIIKKRIKQVIKGDQDAFGEIVEIYKNSVYQLCYRMLGNRHEAEDVAQEAFIRAYVNIKSFNQDLKFSTWLFRIATNLCIDRMRKKKPDYYLDAEVAGTEGLTMYAQVPSNTPLPEKEVESLELHETVQQEILKLPEKYRSAIVLKYIEELSLNEISEILDLPLGTVKTRIHRGREALRQQLRYV, encoded by the coding sequence ATGGAAGCTATTATTAAAAAAAGAATAAAACAAGTTATTAAAGGCGACCAAGATGCCTTTGGTGAAATCGTTGAGATATATAAAAATAGCGTCTATCAGCTTTGTTATAGAATGCTTGGGAATCGCCATGAAGCAGAAGACGTAGCACAGGAAGCTTTTATCCGTGCATATGTAAATATCAAATCGTTTAACCAAGACTTAAAGTTTTCAACCTGGCTGTTTCGGATTGCTACTAATTTATGTATTGATCGCATGAGAAAAAAGAAACCCGATTATTATTTAGATGCAGAGGTAGCAGGAACAGAAGGATTAACGATGTATGCGCAGGTCCCATCAAATACGCCGTTGCCGGAAAAAGAGGTTGAAAGCTTAGAACTGCATGAAACTGTTCAGCAGGAAATATTAAAACTGCCAGAAAAATACCGTTCTGCAATCGTATTAAAATACATTGAAGAACTGTCATTAAATGAAATTAGTGAAATTCTTGATTTGCCACTAGGAACGGTCAAAACAAGAATTCACCGAGGACGAGAAGCGTTGAGACAACAATTAAGATATGTGTGA
- the glmM gene encoding phosphoglucosamine mutase, with product MGKYFGTDGVRGVANSELTPELAFKLGRFGGYVLTKDKDRPKVLIGRDTRISGHMLEGALVAGLLSTGAEVMRLGVISTPGVSYLTKALGAQAGVMISASHNPVADNGIKFFGPDGFKLSDEQENEIEELMDLPEDQLPRPTGGDLGQVMDYFEGGQKYLQYLKNSVDEDFSGIHIALDCAHGATSSLASHLFADLDADLSTMGASPNGLNINAGVGSTHPEALAALVKEKGADVGLSFDGDGDRLIAIDEKGNIVDGDQILYICGKYMKEHGRLKHGTIVSTVMSNLGFYKALENHGITSVPTAVGDRYVVEEMKKSGFNLGGEQSGHIIFLDYNTTGDGLLTGLQLVNIMKATQKPLSELAGEMKKFPQKLVNVRVTDKHHVTDNARVKEVIEQVEAEMAGDGRILVRPSGTEPLVRVMAEAPTQELCDSYVDRIVAVVKEEMELKE from the coding sequence ATGGGAAAATATTTTGGTACCGATGGCGTACGCGGAGTAGCAAATAGTGAATTAACACCTGAATTAGCCTTTAAATTAGGCCGATTCGGCGGGTATGTTTTAACAAAGGATAAGGATCGTCCAAAAGTACTAATTGGACGTGACACTCGTATATCTGGCCATATGCTCGAAGGCGCCCTCGTAGCAGGATTATTGTCAACTGGTGCTGAGGTTATGCGTTTAGGCGTTATTTCAACACCAGGTGTTTCTTATTTAACAAAAGCGTTAGGTGCGCAGGCGGGTGTAATGATTTCTGCTTCACATAACCCTGTAGCGGATAACGGTATTAAGTTCTTCGGTCCAGACGGATTTAAACTGTCTGATGAACAAGAAAATGAAATTGAAGAGTTAATGGACTTACCTGAAGATCAACTGCCACGTCCAACGGGTGGAGATCTTGGACAAGTCATGGATTATTTCGAAGGTGGACAAAAGTATCTTCAATACTTAAAGAATAGTGTGGATGAAGATTTCTCCGGCATTCATATTGCATTAGACTGTGCACACGGAGCAACTTCATCATTAGCCTCTCACCTATTTGCTGATTTAGATGCCGATCTATCAACGATGGGAGCTTCTCCTAATGGGCTAAATATTAATGCAGGTGTTGGCTCTACCCACCCTGAAGCACTTGCTGCTTTAGTAAAAGAAAAAGGTGCCGATGTTGGCTTATCTTTTGATGGTGATGGCGACCGCTTAATCGCAATCGACGAAAAAGGAAATATTGTCGATGGAGATCAAATTCTTTATATTTGCGGTAAGTACATGAAGGAACATGGCCGCTTAAAGCACGGAACGATTGTTTCAACAGTTATGAGTAACCTTGGTTTTTATAAGGCCTTAGAAAACCACGGAATTACCAGCGTACCAACAGCGGTTGGAGACCGCTATGTGGTGGAAGAAATGAAGAAAAGTGGATTTAATCTAGGCGGAGAACAATCCGGGCATATTATTTTCTTAGATTACAACACAACAGGAGACGGCTTATTAACTGGCTTACAATTAGTAAATATTATGAAGGCAACACAAAAGCCATTATCAGAGCTTGCGGGCGAAATGAAAAAATTCCCTCAAAAGCTTGTGAATGTTCGAGTAACAGATAAGCACCATGTAACGGACAATGCCCGCGTAAAGGAAGTCATTGAACAGGTAGAGGCTGAAATGGCTGGCGACGGAAGAATTCTTGTCCGTCCTTCAGGTACGGAACCGCTTGTTCGTGTAATGGCAGAAGCACCAACACAGGAGCTATGCGATTCATATGTAGATCGTATTGTCGCCGTTGTAAAAGAGGAAATGGAATTAAAAGAATAA
- the cdaA gene encoding diadenylate cyclase CdaA has protein sequence MQFADFTVWKYLASIVDIVLVWYVIYKLINVIKGTKAVQLLKGILVILLVRVVSEFLGLATLSWMMQQAINWGFLAIIIIFQPELRRALEQLGRGRFFSRSSNPDDDDQEKTVEAIIKATDYMAKRRIGALISIERETGMSDYIETGIHLGSTISSELLINIFIPNTPLHDGAVIIQKNSVAAAACYLPLSESPFISKELGTRHRAALGISEVTDSITVVVSEETGSISLTKNGELHRDLKSEGLKELLTSELVIHNKAKQASSARWNWRGKNNG, from the coding sequence ATGCAGTTTGCTGATTTCACTGTATGGAAGTATTTAGCTAGTATTGTTGATATTGTCCTCGTATGGTATGTCATTTATAAACTGATTAATGTGATAAAAGGAACAAAAGCTGTTCAATTATTAAAAGGGATACTGGTGATTCTCTTAGTCAGAGTGGTCAGTGAGTTCCTTGGCTTAGCCACATTAAGCTGGATGATGCAACAGGCCATAAATTGGGGATTTCTTGCTATAATCATTATTTTTCAGCCTGAACTTAGGAGAGCTCTTGAGCAATTGGGGAGAGGGCGGTTCTTTTCAAGGAGCAGTAATCCGGATGATGATGACCAGGAAAAAACAGTCGAAGCGATTATTAAGGCTACCGACTATATGGCAAAACGACGGATTGGCGCTTTGATCTCCATTGAAAGAGAAACGGGTATGAGTGATTACATAGAAACAGGAATACATTTAGGTTCAACGATTTCTTCGGAATTGCTCATTAACATTTTCATTCCAAACACACCACTACATGATGGGGCTGTTATTATTCAAAAGAACAGTGTGGCAGCGGCTGCCTGTTATCTACCTTTGTCAGAAAGTCCATTTATTTCAAAGGAGTTAGGTACCCGGCACCGAGCGGCACTAGGAATAAGTGAAGTAACCGACAGTATTACGGTTGTTGTTTCAGAGGAGACTGGTAGTATTTCTCTTACAAAGAACGGAGAATTGCACCGTGATTTAAAGTCGGAAGGATTAAAAGAATTACTTACGAGTGAATTAGTCATTCATAACAAAGCGAAACAAGCTTCTTCCGCTCGTTGGAACTGGAGGGGGAAGAATAATGGATAA